In the genome of Armatimonadota bacterium, one region contains:
- a CDS encoding heavy metal-binding domain-containing protein yields the protein MPVMTGLSGNEMYCLHKKGMSPGELVIGNSVYSLGVIGGIGAGLKTLAGGEVEQITHLIHDGRKAALDRMTAWSDLRGAVGITGVSSELVMHSGNIEFLSIGSAVHRDGFEATHLEFTSCADGQELYCQLDCGFKPVHFVFGNVAYSIGVGGGIGGALRSLGRGEVKEYSEIFNVTRHLALTRIMDEAKQVGANAVVGINTSIFPFGGMQEMIMIGTASRHDGLPPEYDQNPITSDLTNEEMWNMMHIGWMPMQLVLGVSVYSLGLVGGITAAFKSLGRGEIEELTKLIYDARENALQHIMRDATACGADDVVGIKTYVYELGGGMIEFMAIGTAVKRMPAAKTLSEHLPPQAVMRDKDTFYNLAEKSIGRNLNEPSGAR from the coding sequence ATGCCTGTCATGACGGGACTCTCCGGAAACGAAATGTACTGCCTCCACAAGAAGGGGATGTCCCCGGGAGAGCTCGTCATCGGGAACAGCGTTTACAGCCTGGGTGTGATCGGCGGAATCGGAGCTGGACTCAAGACCTTGGCGGGGGGAGAGGTCGAACAGATCACCCATTTGATCCATGACGGTCGCAAGGCCGCCTTAGACCGGATGACGGCATGGAGCGACCTACGCGGCGCGGTCGGGATCACAGGCGTGTCGAGCGAACTCGTCATGCACAGCGGGAACATCGAGTTCCTTTCGATCGGCTCGGCCGTCCATCGGGACGGCTTCGAGGCGACGCACCTCGAGTTCACGTCGTGCGCCGACGGCCAAGAGCTGTACTGTCAACTCGACTGCGGTTTTAAGCCCGTTCATTTCGTGTTCGGCAACGTCGCTTACTCGATCGGAGTCGGCGGCGGGATCGGCGGAGCCTTGCGGAGCCTTGGCCGCGGCGAAGTGAAGGAGTACTCGGAGATCTTCAACGTCACTCGTCACTTGGCCCTGACGCGGATCATGGACGAAGCGAAGCAGGTCGGTGCCAACGCCGTCGTCGGGATCAATACGTCCATCTTTCCTTTCGGCGGAATGCAGGAGATGATCATGATCGGCACCGCGAGCCGTCACGACGGCCTTCCGCCGGAATACGACCAGAACCCGATCACGAGCGACCTTACGAACGAGGAGATGTGGAACATGATGCACATCGGCTGGATGCCGATGCAGCTCGTCCTCGGGGTTTCGGTGTACTCACTCGGCCTCGTCGGCGGTATCACGGCTGCGTTCAAGAGTCTCGGCCGGGGCGAAATCGAAGAGCTCACGAAGCTCATCTACGACGCTCGTGAAAACGCGCTTCAACACATCATGCGGGACGCGACCGCGTGCGGAGCCGACGACGTCGTGGGCATCAAGACGTACGTGTACGAACTGGGCGGCGGGATGATCGAGTTCATGGCCATCGGCACGGCCGTCAAGAGGATGCCCGCCGCCAAGACGCTGAGCGAGCACCTGCCGCCGCAAGCCGTCATGCGCGACAAAGACACCTTCTACAACCTCGCCGAAAAGTCGATCGGACGGAACCTCAACGAACCGTCCGGGGCACGATAG
- the queC gene encoding 7-cyano-7-deazaguanine synthase QueC, translating to MPDAVVLLSGGLDSATTLAIAMDQGFTCHCLTVLYGQRHEVEVEAAKRVASALGAAAHKFVKVDLREFGGSALTDDIEVPKDQEDSSSVPVTYVPARNTVMLSLALAYAEVTGSCDVFIGVNAVDYSGYPDCRPEFIEAFQSLAQVATKAGVEGRRLQVHAPLVDLKKPEIVQVGLRLGVDYALTHSCYDPDALGRACGHCDSCLIRGRAFGALGLQDPALVHLGAGAP from the coding sequence ATGCCCGATGCCGTCGTCCTCCTGAGCGGAGGCCTGGATTCCGCCACGACCCTGGCCATCGCCATGGACCAGGGGTTCACGTGCCACTGCCTGACCGTCCTCTACGGCCAACGGCACGAAGTCGAGGTCGAAGCCGCGAAACGGGTCGCGAGCGCGCTCGGTGCGGCCGCTCACAAATTCGTCAAGGTCGATCTCCGCGAATTCGGCGGCTCGGCGTTGACCGATGACATCGAGGTCCCGAAAGACCAAGAGGATTCGAGTTCCGTACCGGTGACGTACGTTCCCGCCAGGAACACGGTGATGTTGTCGTTAGCCCTAGCCTATGCCGAGGTCACGGGCTCTTGCGACGTCTTCATCGGCGTCAACGCCGTCGATTACAGCGGATATCCCGACTGCCGTCCCGAGTTCATCGAAGCGTTCCAGTCCTTGGCCCAGGTCGCGACGAAAGCGGGTGTCGAAGGCCGCCGCCTTCAAGTCCATGCGCCCCTTGTCGACCTCAAGAAGCCAGAAATCGTCCAGGTAGGGTTGCGGCTCGGAGTGGACTATGCGCTGACCCACTCGTGCTACGACCCCGACGCCCTTGGGCGTGCTTGCGGGCACTGCGACTCGTGTCTCATCAGGGGCCGGGCCTTCGGAGCGCTGGGTCTGCAGGATCCCGCGCTCGTCCATCTCGGAGCGGGCGCGCCGTGA
- a CDS encoding GNAT family N-acetyltransferase: protein MAIGWQGRLVRLVPLDIERHFENVVRWINDPRVTEWLLVGDFPLTRLAEKDWFEARSRPSETDVVFAIETSDGRHIGTSGVHQISFRHGTCTTGSLIGEVGEWGKGYGTDAAAVRARYCFDVLGLRTLFSGYLDGNDASRRMSEKNGYRECGRMPQKYWKRGAYRDEIVVCLDRPTWEAATSGQG from the coding sequence ATGGCCATTGGCTGGCAAGGCCGTCTCGTCCGGCTCGTCCCCCTCGACATCGAGAGGCACTTCGAGAACGTCGTGCGTTGGATCAACGACCCGCGCGTGACGGAGTGGCTCCTGGTCGGCGACTTTCCCCTGACGAGACTCGCCGAAAAGGACTGGTTCGAAGCGCGGAGCCGGCCCTCGGAGACGGACGTCGTCTTCGCGATCGAAACGTCGGACGGCAGGCACATCGGGACTTCGGGCGTCCACCAGATCTCCTTCCGTCACGGTACCTGCACGACGGGCAGCCTGATCGGCGAGGTCGGGGAATGGGGAAAAGGTTACGGCACGGACGCCGCCGCCGTACGCGCCCGGTACTGCTTCGACGTCCTCGGGCTCCGGACACTCTTCAGCGGCTACCTCGACGGCAACGACGCCTCCCGACGAATGAGCGAGAAGAACGGATACCGGGAGTGCGGCCGGATGCCCCAGAAGTACTGGAAGCGCGGAGCCTATCGCGACGAGATCGTCGTCTGCCTCGACCGTCCGACTTGGGAAGCCGCGACGTCCGGCCAAGGCTGA
- a CDS encoding transposase, with product MNVFLKHEPVKRLPQEGACLVTVAVRDKQPLFQGPERLAILQDSLAAASDETGWNLQAWALFANHVHFIVTAREHVGREPDDVESAFQATSTEVLNRHDGARGRSVWFRCWRTRLTFESSYLARVSYVHNNPVRHGLVERARDYPWCSAAWFEDNAPALFVRKVMNLRTDRVHVVDDF from the coding sequence ATGAACGTCTTCTTGAAGCACGAGCCCGTGAAGCGTTTGCCCCAAGAAGGTGCTTGTCTTGTCACGGTCGCCGTACGGGACAAGCAGCCTCTGTTCCAGGGCCCAGAGCGGCTCGCGATCCTCCAAGACAGCCTGGCCGCAGCCTCCGACGAGACGGGTTGGAACCTGCAGGCATGGGCTCTTTTCGCGAACCACGTTCACTTCATCGTTACGGCGCGAGAGCATGTCGGCCGAGAACCAGACGACGTCGAATCGGCCTTTCAGGCGACGTCGACAGAGGTTTTGAACCGGCACGACGGTGCCAGGGGGCGTTCCGTCTGGTTCCGGTGCTGGCGGACACGACTGACGTTCGAGTCTTCGTACCTCGCCCGCGTGTCTTACGTGCACAACAATCCCGTGCGCCACGGGCTCGTCGAACGAGCCCGTGACTATCCGTGGTGTTCGGCCGCTTGGTTCGAAGACAACGCCCCCGCCCTGTTCGTCCGGAAAGTCATGAACCTCCGGACCGACCGCGTCCATGTCGTCGACGACTTCTGA
- a CDS encoding ribonuclease J: MPCVKIVPLGGCGEIGKNCTVVEQGDDLIVIDVGLAFPHEEHYGVDIVVPDFTYLIENKDRLRGIFLTHAHEDHVGALSFLLPQVSCPVYATPFTSALVRSKLEERTHLKDVGIETVQPGDTVTVGDLSVEFVRVTHSIPETCALAVHTVHGIVLFTADFKFDFTPVDGKLSNISRLTELGQEGVVLLLSDSTNIDRPGWGPSESRVTEGLRKVVQNAPGRVFVTMFASNIHRMQQAIDVAVETGRKVAVTGRRMEQTIDIARRLQYLRMPEGVYVKLDEIGKHASHELLVLTTGSQGEPMAALSQMSRNEYSRARVVEGDTIVYSARPIPGNEGAIWRTVNRLFKMGANVVTDSDSPIHVSGHAYQEEIKMMVNLVRPFYIAPVHGEPRHQHIFKNLAEAMGWPSHRIFEMSNGDVLVIDDDKAGFDGTVAHGEVLIDQHGNVPVTDEVLGQRASLGHDGVVVVSVGLDTEEGGLVGRPEAQIRGFSGPVDVVEDALDEVCTAMAKLVPNEIRDVDKVRATILETVRRTINRRCQQRPVVVAAVVELD, encoded by the coding sequence ATGCCTTGCGTCAAGATCGTCCCCCTCGGCGGGTGCGGTGAGATCGGAAAGAACTGCACCGTCGTCGAACAAGGCGACGACCTGATCGTCATCGACGTCGGACTCGCCTTTCCTCACGAGGAGCACTACGGGGTCGACATCGTCGTCCCCGATTTCACGTACCTGATCGAGAACAAGGACAGGCTCCGTGGCATCTTCCTGACCCACGCCCACGAAGACCACGTCGGAGCCCTCTCGTTCCTCTTGCCCCAGGTTTCGTGCCCCGTGTACGCGACGCCCTTTACCTCCGCCCTCGTCAGGAGCAAGCTCGAAGAACGGACGCACTTGAAGGACGTCGGCATCGAGACCGTCCAGCCGGGCGACACGGTGACGGTCGGAGACCTGAGCGTCGAGTTCGTCCGCGTCACGCACTCGATCCCGGAAACGTGCGCCCTCGCCGTCCACACCGTCCACGGCATCGTGCTCTTCACGGCCGACTTCAAGTTCGATTTCACTCCAGTCGACGGCAAGCTCTCGAACATCTCCCGACTGACAGAACTCGGTCAAGAGGGCGTCGTGCTCCTGTTGAGCGATTCGACCAACATCGACCGTCCGGGTTGGGGCCCGAGCGAGTCCAGGGTCACCGAGGGCCTGCGCAAGGTCGTCCAGAACGCCCCCGGCCGTGTCTTCGTCACGATGTTCGCGAGCAACATCCACCGGATGCAACAAGCCATCGACGTCGCCGTGGAGACCGGTCGGAAAGTCGCCGTCACGGGGCGGCGCATGGAACAGACCATCGACATCGCCCGGCGCCTCCAGTACTTGCGGATGCCGGAGGGCGTCTACGTCAAGCTCGACGAGATCGGGAAGCACGCGTCGCACGAGTTGCTCGTCCTGACGACGGGAAGCCAGGGCGAGCCCATGGCCGCACTCTCCCAAATGTCCCGGAACGAGTATTCGCGGGCGAGGGTCGTGGAGGGCGACACGATCGTGTACTCCGCTCGACCGATCCCTGGAAACGAAGGCGCGATCTGGCGGACGGTGAACCGCCTCTTCAAGATGGGGGCGAACGTCGTCACGGACAGCGACAGCCCGATCCACGTGAGCGGCCACGCGTACCAGGAGGAGATCAAGATGATGGTCAACCTCGTCCGCCCGTTCTACATCGCTCCTGTCCACGGCGAGCCGCGCCACCAGCACATTTTCAAGAACCTTGCCGAAGCGATGGGTTGGCCGTCGCACCGGATCTTCGAAATGTCCAACGGGGACGTACTCGTGATCGATGACGACAAGGCCGGGTTCGACGGCACCGTGGCCCACGGCGAAGTCCTCATCGACCAACACGGCAACGTCCCCGTCACCGACGAAGTCCTGGGCCAACGGGCGTCGCTCGGCCATGACGGCGTCGTCGTGGTCAGCGTCGGGCTCGATACGGAAGAGGGTGGTCTCGTCGGACGTCCTGAAGCACAGATCCGAGGCTTCTCCGGCCCGGTCGACGTGGTCGAAGACGCCTTGGACGAAGTCTGCACGGCGATGGCCAAGCTCGTCCCGAACGAGATTCGGGACGTCGACAAAGTCCGGGCTACGATCTTGGAGACCGTCCGACGGACGATCAACCGAAGGTGCCAACAGCGACCGGTCGTCGTCGCGGCGGTCGTGGAACTGGATTGA
- the ychF gene encoding redox-regulated ATPase YchF: MKAGIIGFPQSGKSTLYRAAAQGHAKGTVTAVPVPDVRFDAIVAQVKPKKVTPATVVFDDDLESIQPSGKMFGQRFLDQARQCDLLLHVVRAFDSPVSPYHDTVNPVRDFEAVEVEMVLTDLGIVENRLERLQKSMTVKNPGSPDYLEKALFTKIHGPLQDGTPIRAMELDDEEQKIVRNYQFLSGKQCVVAFNVGEDASGVDALASKIAELAKGGTQAFTVCATVEEEIAQLEPADQPEFLASMGLTEPAANRMIRAIYDALGLVTFFTAGENETRAWPLRRGSSALKAAATIHNDIAKGFIRAEVVSYADYADCGSLDAAYKANKMKLEGKDHVIEDGDLLHIRNKS, encoded by the coding sequence GTGAAGGCGGGCATCATCGGCTTCCCGCAGTCCGGCAAGTCCACGCTCTACCGGGCCGCCGCCCAGGGGCACGCCAAGGGCACGGTGACGGCAGTCCCTGTGCCGGACGTCCGGTTCGACGCCATCGTCGCCCAGGTCAAGCCGAAAAAGGTCACGCCGGCGACGGTCGTGTTCGACGACGACCTCGAGTCCATCCAGCCGAGCGGCAAAATGTTCGGCCAACGGTTCCTGGACCAAGCCCGCCAATGCGACCTTCTCCTCCATGTCGTCCGGGCGTTCGATTCCCCTGTCTCCCCCTATCACGACACCGTGAACCCCGTCCGTGACTTCGAAGCCGTCGAAGTCGAAATGGTCTTGACCGATCTGGGGATCGTCGAAAACCGCCTGGAGCGGCTCCAGAAATCGATGACCGTCAAGAACCCGGGCTCCCCGGACTATCTCGAGAAGGCCCTGTTCACCAAGATTCACGGGCCCCTGCAGGACGGCACGCCGATCCGCGCCATGGAACTCGACGACGAGGAGCAGAAGATCGTCCGGAACTATCAGTTCCTCAGCGGCAAGCAGTGCGTGGTCGCTTTCAACGTCGGGGAGGATGCTTCGGGTGTGGACGCTTTGGCTTCCAAGATCGCCGAACTGGCCAAAGGCGGGACACAGGCGTTCACGGTCTGCGCGACGGTCGAAGAAGAGATCGCCCAGCTCGAGCCCGCCGACCAGCCGGAGTTCCTTGCGTCTATGGGGTTGACCGAACCCGCCGCGAACCGGATGATCCGGGCGATCTACGACGCGTTGGGTCTCGTCACGTTCTTTACAGCGGGCGAAAACGAGACTCGCGCTTGGCCGCTACGCCGGGGTTCGAGTGCGCTGAAGGCCGCTGCCACGATCCACAACGACATCGCCAAGGGCTTCATCCGCGCGGAAGTCGTCTCCTATGCGGACTATGCCGACTGCGGGTCGCTCGACGCGGCGTACAAGGCCAATAAGATGAAGCTGGAGGGTAAAGACCACGTCATCGAGGACGGCGACCTCTTGCACATCCGCAACAAGAGCTGA
- a CDS encoding GAF domain-containing protein, with protein MSRTEFTDILERLASTSDAGFALRERAMRELDRLDGYDWSGIYLLEPSDHGPGELVLDAYVGAPTDHVRIPVGRGVCGTAVATGKDQVVDDVSALDNYLSCSVSTRSEIVVLIRKGPEVLGQIDVDSHQKARFGPQDEAFLRDLAALLADRW; from the coding sequence ATGTCACGGACTGAATTCACAGACATCTTAGAGCGACTCGCGAGCACTTCCGACGCCGGTTTCGCGTTGCGCGAAAGGGCGATGCGGGAACTGGACCGGCTCGACGGCTACGACTGGTCCGGGATCTACTTGTTAGAACCTTCGGACCATGGACCCGGCGAGCTCGTGCTCGACGCCTATGTGGGCGCGCCGACCGACCACGTCCGTATCCCTGTCGGCCGAGGGGTGTGCGGGACGGCCGTGGCGACGGGGAAAGACCAGGTCGTCGACGATGTCTCCGCCTTGGACAACTATTTGTCCTGTTCGGTCTCCACCCGTTCGGAGATCGTCGTCCTGATCCGCAAAGGCCCCGAAGTCCTCGGCCAGATCGACGTCGACAGTCATCAGAAGGCCCGCTTCGGGCCCCAGGACGAAGCGTTCTTACGGGACCTGGCCGCGCTGCTCGCCGACCGCTGGTGA
- a CDS encoding 7-carboxy-7-deazaguanine synthase QueE — translation MKAGQRLRIAETFTSIQGEGIWSGVPSTFVRVSGCNLRCSWCDTPYASWRPEGDVRDVDDVAREALSSGVRHIVLTGGEPMLFDAIVPLAAALKAEGRTVTVETAGTVFREVACDLMSISPKLSNSAPDGPERGRHETVRADLDPLADLIRRYDVQLKFVVDPDSGWGDLDEIDAILDRLPPVPADRTLLMAEGTDPTTLSRREALLAPVLVERGWRLSPRLHIGMFGNRRGT, via the coding sequence ATAAAGGCAGGTCAACGGCTCAGGATCGCGGAAACGTTCACGAGCATCCAAGGAGAGGGGATCTGGTCCGGTGTGCCGAGCACGTTCGTGAGGGTCAGCGGCTGCAACCTTCGCTGTTCCTGGTGCGACACGCCCTATGCGAGTTGGCGCCCAGAGGGCGACGTCCGCGACGTCGACGACGTCGCACGGGAGGCGCTGTCCTCGGGTGTCCGTCACATCGTCTTGACAGGGGGCGAGCCGATGCTGTTCGACGCCATCGTACCGCTGGCCGCCGCTCTTAAGGCCGAGGGCCGCACCGTTACGGTCGAGACCGCCGGGACCGTGTTCCGTGAGGTCGCCTGTGACCTGATGTCGATCAGTCCGAAGCTGTCGAACTCTGCGCCGGACGGGCCGGAACGCGGACGCCACGAGACGGTGCGGGCCGATCTGGATCCGTTGGCCGATCTGATCCGCCGTTACGACGTCCAACTCAAATTCGTCGTCGACCCGGACAGCGGGTGGGGCGACCTCGACGAGATCGACGCGATCCTCGACCGCCTCCCTCCCGTCCCGGCCGATCGGACGCTCCTCATGGCCGAAGGCACGGACCCTACGACCCTGAGCCGGAGGGAAGCGCTCTTGGCTCCTGTGCTGGTCGAGCGGGGCTGGCGACTGTCGCCGCGGCTCCACATCGGAATGTTCGGGAACCGGCGGGGGACGTGA